GAAGCGGGTTTCCGAATCCCAATTTCAAGCACTTCCAGTTTCATTCAAATTACAAGCTACATGCGGCCGAATAAAGCGTAcgaaaaaaattaataaaacgcgcgggaaaggggaagaaaaacGACGGCACAGCGCACAAGGGGAAGAAAGACGACGGCACAGCGCACAAGAACACAAGCGCTACTTCAGCTACAACTTTCTTTTCTCGTTTTaccgcacatgcacactcacacgaTGGAAAATGTCTTTGGTGGAAAcgtgggtggctcttaaaagagcctttgggtTAGTCAAGTCGCACTATGACGCTTTACTTGGAACTGGTGTACTTGGTGACGGCCTTTGTACCCTCAGATACGGCGTGTTTGGCCAGCTCACCGGGAAGCAGCAGACGCACGGCCGTCTGGATCTCTCTGGAGGTGATGGTCGAACGCTTGTTGTAGTGAGCGAGACGAGAAGCCTCACCAGCGATGCGCTCGAAGATATCATTCACAAAGGAATTCATGATCCCCATAGCCTTAGAAGAGATACCGGTGTCGGGGTGGACCTGCTTCAAGACTTTGTACACGTAGATAGCATAACTCTCCTTCCTGGTCTTTCTGCGCTTCTTGCCTCCTTTACCAGTCGTCTTGGTCACGGCTTTCTTAGATCCCTTCTTTGGGGCGGACTTCGCTGGTTCGGGCATGACGTTCGTCGTTAAATAAACCACAACGGAATGAGAAACAGGGCGTTAACACCCAGTTTATTTAGACTCTGGTATTCTAATTAGAACATACCCTCGCCTCCTCGGTCATAACAAGCCATCATTGGCTAGAAAACAACCCCGCCTCTCACAGGAACCTCCTATCGTTGCTCCGCCACTCCATAGCGTTTACCTCTTAATCCCACCCTGCCATGTCTATCTTTAACTTTCCCGCCCCTTCTTAGGAAGGTGGCGCAGAAAGCCAAGCCAAATCTCCACAATGCTCATTCTTTGCTTCTTTTCTCTTACTTtgggaaatgtttttaacattaccGTGACTTATTTTGGGCTGCGATCTGCATGTATACAACATGCAGACGTTTACAACCGTGCTATGGCTCTTCTCAGTATAGGACAAAAAGTCCTGTGTTACAGCCCTTATCAATATAGGACATTTGGGCGCGTTTAGGCGGCCATAGCCGCACGGAACAACTCTTTAACTGAATGTatgggtggctcttaaaagagccgtTGGTTTCGTTTGAACTCAGTGTTTACCCTCCGAAGCCGTACAGAGTACGTCCCTGGCGTTTCAGAGCATAAACCACATCCATGGCGGTGACAGTCTTTCTCTTGGCATGCTCGGTGTAGGTAACCGCGTCCCTAATGACGTTCTCCAGAAACACTTTCAACACGCCACGGGTCTCCTCGTAGATCAGACCGGAGATGCGCTTCACACCGCCACGACGAGCCAGACGGCGGATAGCTGGCTTAGTGATACCCTGGATGTTGTCGCGGAGTACCTTACGGTGACGCTTAGCGCCACCTTTTCCCAGGCCCTTACCACCCTTTCCTCTGCCAGACATCCCTTATAGACTTCTTGCACTACTCGAAGAAAAGTGAAATAATGACGCTTCCGCGCCCAGTGCGCCCATATTATTCTCGTCTAAAGGACCTGGTTGAAGACAAGGAGCACTCGAGGAGGCGGAGCTAAAGACCACGCTCCTCCAAACGCCTCCAGCACCACACTTAGCCAGACTGGAATAAAAACTCCATACTATTTCACAAAAAAGACAAttcatatatgtaaaatataagatAGCTTAGACAATAATAACGAACAACAACgtaagagaagaaaaagaacgataaacaaacaagcaaagacaacaaaagattCAGTGCAGCATAAGCTGgcctactactgttactactgctactaataAGAAGAAGAGTCAGAATGGAAGTAGGTCCTCAGCACGGGTGCTGAAAACCCCCAAGTTTAAAGACTATTGCTGGAAAATATAGGAATTAGATGCACACTCCTAACGCGTGTGTTCACTAGGCCTCTTAGGGTTCCCACCAATCCAAGAACAGCATGTAGTTCAGGTTAGAGAAACATGATGGGTTTCAAATTGCTAGGTTGGAAGATCTCAATTTCAAATTAATAACAGAAATGGACAGAGCATGACATTTttaggaaaacacacaaatagattGAGGCAGTGGGGTCAAGGCCCATATTTTAAAGCCACATAGTCCAGTTAAGAGATGTTTAGTGATTTGCTCACTCCTTGTGCTGTTTACAGAGGACAACTATTCTTTGCAAGCAACTCAAACTGCTTTGATAGCACGTCACTCATTCCATTCTTCATGGTCTAGGCCTACTTTTATGACTAGCCTCATATGAcctctacaaacagaaaacaggtaaacttttttttttatcacaatgCATACTCATCTGCTGTCTTCTCACTTTCATCTTCCTctgcaacagtggcagcttaACTGCTTTTTTCACATACCATAACTCCATCCATGTACCCTCATCCATTGACGCCTTATGCTGCTGATAACCACTGTTGTACAACAAGGACCAATGAACATATTCCAATGCAATGGTACATCATACTGACCTTTCATGAGGACCTGGAAATGTGTCTCAAGAGAGTTCTAGATGTGTATGTTCAATTTCTACATGAAAACCCAGACAGAGAACGCTCCAAAGTAATGAACATGGGACACTTTTCAAGCATTAATAAAGGACATCACTACGCTTGTAAATCATAGGAAAACGCACTTGTATGCCCTAAAGGTTGAATACAGCCTTCAAAGGCCTTCAAAGACTGCAGTCTAAAAAAATGCTCAAAAAAATGTTGTAAAGAGTATGAATCATCTGCTGTATTGGGAatttcatcatcactgtcaagcagctttacttaaaatgtaaagctTGAAACCGGTACTGGAGGGTGACCTGAACTCAGCACAAGGAAACAACCCTATTatcatgaatatttttgttaacattatttccaccactattattattattattattattattaacagtaggaagaggaggagaaggaggaatagaagtacatttcaaataaagtaacaagaaaaataaattaactaaatgATTTCAAGTAAAACCCACCAATACTGTTTGGGATGTTGTGATAGATGGACCTTCGCTACCATCTTGTGGCCAAACTGTAAAACCAGCCACAACACAATGAGAGTTGACTTATTTCTGTCTTCAAGAGGCATGAAGGGACAATTGCATTTGGAATCAAAGACTGTTagccatttattattaaatttgtgGAACATCTTAAAGCTTGTGTTGTAACGATAGTCGTGTTTTCAACAGTGGATGCCAAAGTGATTTGAAGGCATGTTCAAAAGTGATAGCTTAGAACCATGTGTCAGTAATATTTGTCAAaccctgaataaataaatgataaattgtaCTTGTTCTTCCAGTGCTATTGTTATTCTTTGTAATTATTTCTTTCATCCcttttctttcaggaaatgGAAATGCAGAGAtagacaaacacgcacacgcacacgcacccacacatacccacagtaGAAAAAATAGACCATCGCATAATCAAGAAGAAGACAGATTTGGCTAAGAACATATTGTGAGGGTAAAGAAggaaattgttaataaaaagatttaagctgtcttctgaaagaacaaaatagaaGTGCAGTCATACAGTGGCATGCAAAGATTTGAGCACCCCTGGACAAAAtatgttactgtgaacagttaatcaagttgaagatgaaattaTCTCCAAAAGGCATCAAGTTAAAAgatgaaacacacttttcaacattttcagcaaaaaaaaaaaaaaaaaaaaaaaagtaccttGGAGATTTGACCACTCAAATAACTTTGACCACAGTCTCAGACCTTCATTAGCCTGTTAGGCTTATGGCTTGTTTACAAACATTGTTAGGAAAGGCCAATTGATGGGAAAGGCTATGATGCAAATTTCATAGctttataaatacacagactccTCTAACCTTGTCCCAGAAACCAGCAGCCATGGGTTCTTCTAAGCCGCTGcctagcaaaatgaaaatgaaaatacttcaggcctataaaacaggagaaagctATAGGAAGACAacaatgtgttttcagtttgccatttcctcagtttgaaatgtaattataaaatggTGCTTAACAGGAATAGTGGCAGTCAAGATAAGGGGTCTGGAAggccataaaacatttcagaatcattTCATGGGTAGCGGGAACAATGGATTCAATGAATTTCCAGCAAAATCTGGAAGCAAACATAACACcattctgtaaaaatgctgaggTTGAAAAGAGGACGGCTTCTACAAATGGATAATGAtcctaaacacacctcaaaatcCACAATAAACTACCTCAAAAGGTGCAAGTTGAAGGTTTTACCATGGTCCTCAGAGTGCCCTGATCCAAACAGCATTGAAAATCTGTGGATAGACAtcaaaagaacagtgcatgTAAGGCAGCCCAGGAATCTCACAAAACTAGAAGACTGTTGCAATGAAGAATGGATGAAAATCCCTTAAACAAGAATCAGAAGACTCTTGGCTGGCTAGAAaaagtgtttacaaaatgtgatgCTTGCCAAAACGGGTGCTACTAGGTACTAAGCATGTGGTGTGCCCGAAGTTTTGCTTTGggcccttttccttttttgttataGTGGAAAAGagtattttccactaggtgtcctagatATCTCCAAAGTGCCCCAAAACCTCTCAAAATGCATACAAAGTCATTAGTCACTATATATTGaatgtgcaatgtttttttttctaaaacatcacaacaatgattaacaacttactaaaagacaatattagcttcattatagcttcattgctattaggctaaaGGGTTATATTGGTGAAaatactgtaacactgtaaatgctgtaatactgtaaagaattaatattttttcatttatacctacaatttgtagcaggattcTGATTTTTTTACAGCTGGAAGCATCCAGTGGTTTGCAATGCAAATATCATAGCCAGTCTAggctagaagccactgaaccatctctcagcttccagctcataactaCACCCAAATAACTCCAGACAAACTTCatctaaaataagcctcttcctttccatgatgtccaaaagtattgtCAATCAAATTATTTACTAAAAACAATCCATGACTGTGTCAGTTTCCCCAAACTGTCATATACATGCGTTACACTTTAGGACGCACTTTAAAAGCAATGCTTTGCTGAGCACATCGATGTACCTCACACAGTGGGGAAAATATAAAGCAAATGAGGACTCTACATTTTTGTCTAAGCATCCTGTTTGTTGAAACAGTTGCCAATCATGCCAACTGTGCCTGGAAACAGTTGTACGTaaatggctgaaaatcggtacGCAGGTATTTATATTAGTTGTAAGAAGTTTTTGCGGGTAGATGGactttatttttagaatattcAATGCTATCAAGTGATGTATTTGAGTGTGACATCTCTGTCTTGCCCGCAGAACAGCTAGAGGTTGTGCATGCAATAGGAGCTTTAATTTGTTGTAAAAAATGATGTTATGGTAGTTCAAGCTTGGTAGATACTAGTGCACAGTTATGAAATGTAACTTAATTAGAACTTTTAAATAACATGTATATGTTCAAGCAAAGAAACAGCGTTTGCATTTTTGTATGTCAGGGTACAGCCCCTCTCCCcaaatgtctctctgtgtttgcgcgtgtgcgtgtgttcgtctgtatgatcactccctctctgtgtttcacacctgctcattattgtgtgtcgttagtgtCTGTATGTCCTGTATGCCCTGTGTCTACGTATAGGTGTGTCAATGTTTGAACCAGATTAGTTCGCTAACCACGTTGTCGTCTTTGTGtcgaataaaaatgtttgttgtgcTAGACACGGCTTGTCTCCGCATATCACAGAAATATCGACCATCGAAGGATGCCGGGAAAAacgaagaagaaggggaagaaggtTCCTCCCTAGCCCTTAAGGGGAATCCTTCCACATTCCTGGGCACTCTGAATACTGCAACGACAGGGAAGAGTGCTCCGCAGGAATTGGGGGAGCTCCACGGAGTCCTACAGGCCCCTAACGAACCATGAGAGCTGGTACTGAGGAGACCAGTCTCAGGGTCCGGACACCGCGGTGTCCTATTACCCTTATGAGGAGCGCGATCGGAGTGAGTGCCAAACAGACACCAACCTCCAATCGGAATACACTGATGTCAGCTTCCGATCGGTCTCGGAGGTCTACCAGCAGAAGAATCCGGcgatggagatggaggaggcTCTTCATAGGGATTCTCCTTCGGAGATGGACACCGTGTCGATGGACTCTGAAAGCGAAGAGCCTGCAGCACCCAAGGTACCACCGGCTCCGCTCCGGTACAAGCAGGCGGCCCAAATGGGGCTTGCAGGGGGTATTGTCCCCAGAGGAGGACACTCCCTCAGTGAAGGATCGCAGCACCAGAGCTCAAGCGCCTAAGCCGCAGCCACACAAAAGCAAGAAGGCGGAGTCATCGGTGCCTGCCCCTGAGACGGGCCAATCAGCTAAGGCATCTCTGGAGGCACGCGcactgaagccagagcagccaCCCCCATATAAGTCCTGTGTCTACGTATAGGTGtgtcgatgtttgaaccaggttagtTCGCTAACCCTGTTGTCGTCtgtgtcaaataaaaacatttggtgTGTTAGACACGAGTCGTCCcagcatcctgctttgcctccacaCGTCACAGTACATATATGTCCAACCCAATAGGACTGGCTTCTGTCAATACTGGATTGGCAGTTCGGTTACCCCTTAACAAATGGGTGGTTGCGCCCCTAGTTAGAAATGTTAAGCATAATGACATTTTGGCAATAATGACAAGTTACGCAGGGATGCAGAGTGATTGAAATAAAGACTTtcaatacatatttattaatgaatataCAAAAACCtagaatatttattaaaatttgtGGAGCAGCCTGCTGAGGTTAAGGGAGGGTGGTGTGTCTCAAATAGTCAAATAGTATTCACAAAACAGgctgtatataaatgtttgtgaattttaattgtacatatgtttaataatagatattttaatacatttatgaatAGGAAATGCGacagaataaaaaataagcatTAAAATTAATATCATATTAGTCTgaaatttacataaaattttcatgtttacatttacatttacagcatttagcagatgctcttatccagagcaacttacaaaattgctttgtcatttactcaaagATACATCCTAGcgagtagagtaggttagagtccaatataccaatgagcTGTAGActtacagggatcactgctgatgcccagaagtacaaaatacataaggtctatcttagacaatgataagtgcaataaacagtaagtactcagagtttgttagacaacatcagtgaaataaacaataccctacaataagtactattttcagttagtcaatataggactatctatatataactataactatatctatatataactAACTATATATTCATGTTGAGGATAATAGGCAAATGCAAGCTGAGAGCACATTATACCCATTTTTGAATATTAACACCTTAACACCTGATTAACACCGGATTGGAGAGGGAACCACCAATTTTACAGTACTACACCAATTGTAAACATTTACACCAATTTgaatcaacatttttttttatttgaactaGCTCTTAAAACAGTGTAAGCAATTATGGAAAGATATTCTAAGCCCTGTTTTCTGAATACTAACATGTAAAGAAGTcctagtagtaataataatagtagtagccTACTACAACACTTTCTAATTCCCTTTATGCACACCGTTGTTTTTACCATATTGTCCATAACGTCTTACCAATTCTTAAAACCCCCGACTGCACTTACAACCTTGTAAAATGAAACTCAGAAGTATGTACCTATTtgatgttcatttattttatatcacttcATGCTTCCATAAACTGCTTTGACTTAATTTATACTGCTTGATTTTATTTCGTTATTTCatcataattaataatttgatcaaattaggattatttaaataattaatttaattaatcattaatttaatcatttatttgttGTCACGTTGCCCGAGTACCGCAGGACGTGGAACAGAATGCACAGACTCTATcgacattgtgaaacatttaatgacacaacaTGTAACAGATAACGGTGACACTCACACAACATCAGTGAACAATGAACATActcacacttaacactaacgatAAAGATTGCTACAAACATGGACGCTAACATATGTTCTGACTGACACATAGACAAagaccaacggtgaggcacgcactgacgtgggtttaaatagacagacacacactaacacttaacTCCGTACAGGTGCGTACtttcacgggggtgtggctccAAACACGcgtgaacccccctgcatgcggcaggccgtatcacgtgactcatggggtgGGGAGTGTCCCGTGACATTTGTTTACTTCCCTATTTATGTTTAGCTGATCATACATAATGAAATTTACATGTTAAATTAGTCTCCAGTTTACACTGGATTGTCTATGGATTGTTTGACCTTGGACTGTTCATACAGTTTCAATTACCCTGGCCGGTACCCAGCCAGGACTCCCAGTAATTGTCACACCGTTCCTCTTCCACATTCAAAAGCATCAGTTCATTGACTATTGCACAGAAGTTCTTCATTTTCACATCTTCATTATCATTTTCTCTCACTTATTCCATCCTCAAAGGTGCCTGAGTCAAGTGCTTTGCATTGATGGTTCCGACAATCCTGCATGATTTGCCCTCTCAGCTATGCTACTAAAGCACTGGTTCTTTTGAGTGTCGACCAACTAACTCAACCCTTTCTCCTGGCTTCaagaaaatgtcacaaatataatataacaaaGGGCTTGTAAAGTGTACATGGTACCAAAAATGGACATTACACATCATTGAGGAAAATTTATGAAATAATTTATAACATAGAAAAATCTGGAATGTGTCCCCTTTAGGAGAAAACTGAATGGCTACGTATTTTCCCAGCCATGAAAATACCAGTAAACTCCTGTAATATCTGTAATGTGGAGCGATCATGAGGCGGacacatgctgagaagagcCATATTTATCAAGGGCAAATAcataatcagagtcatagtcatGGTCCAGGGTCAAGGAGCCAATACGAAGTGTTGGggaatacataataaactacatgaaacaaaacacaatgacaaaaatgggatgcaggctataacaaaaatacaagcaaCACGAACAGGCTACAATGCTCACTCGCAAAAAGGCCCTTTGCATGGGAAATAGTAAAATCCAGTCGTCCTTTAAGAATATGGACTTTTAATAAGTCTTACAGATCTACGTATTCTGGGCTGTGAACTCTGGGGTATTTTATGGTCTTTGTGTTTATGGTCTTTATGGCCATGTGTCCTTGCAGAAGTGATAAATCTTTCTTACAGAGTGGCTTTGAAGAACTGATAATAGGGTTGAGGTGCCATCCTGGCAGAGTCAAAAGAGTTAGTGATGTTGTGTAAAATACATTAGTAGTTAATGATGCTGTGTAAGATATATTAGCAGTTAATGATCTTCTGTAAGATACATTAGTGTTTAGTCATGCTTTGTGTCTGTCATGCCCTCACCAGCAAACCAATCCCAGCACTCCTCACCAGTGTCACGTACGCAGACCTGAACGTCCCCCGTTTCCCTAGCAACCgagtcacttccgggttttcgtcCGTCTCCATGGTTCCGTGTCTTCTCCCttttgtgtccagctgttccGAATTTGTCCCTAATTGCATTCCTATGTAAACCCCATTCCTGCGtctcttgtttgttggtcattcaTTGTCTCTACTAAGCTCATGGTTGTCTCAGATtacagtttgtttgttcttgCTCCTTGCTTGTATGTAGTTTGTATATTCCTGTTGAATCTCGCATCTTGTTCCTTGCCTAACGTTCATGTTTTCTCCCCACACTTCCTGTTTAGTTACCCTCGCTGTCTATGTTGCtatccttgtttagttctctgtTGTTCCCTCTTCTGTAATATTTTGTCTAACTTAGTCTCGCCCTTACCCTAGTAACCTGTTATTGTTCTGTTAGCCAGTTCctcttgtttgtctgtctttttttctttgttctattCGGTATGgttagtctgtgtctgtctgttaaaCACATTCTATCCCATCCGCCCCATATATTATGGTTTACCTAGTTAGTTCAGTTTTGCTTAACATCCAACGCGCCgccacttcgcaagtgtgttttGTTCTCCACCCCTCCCGCGATACAGCCAACCTCACAACTATGCACCGTTTCAGATCACTTGACTATTATGTGGACCTGTTCCTCACTTCcatttttgtatgcatgttCCATGTTTGCACTTGATTTGCAAAATCTTGTTTCTCCTTTGCATAAAGCTTCAGAGCCTTTCAGTTTCTCATGTACCAACCTGTTTGCCTGTTAATTTGAGTTTGTTTGCTTCAcccttatgtattttgcttgtttatacagttttacagtactactctggttttccttttgtcGTTTGTATTTCTGTCTATACTTCAATTAAACCTGAGTACTATTTATCTGCATTtgactctcctctctgctctacATGACAGAAGACTTGACCACTCTCAAGGTAAACATTAACCCCAAGGGGGAGGTTTGTTGCACAGCCAGCAGTGCAGCAACTATCAATGCTCctcaaaatacacaaacaaatttacAGAGAGAACTGTATCGGGTTATTCTCTCTAACAGGTTACTCTGTATTGGGGCACAAGCAACCAGATATCCAGATAAACACTCAGAGGCTCTTCCCTTTATCCCCCCTCCAGGTGGGTCTTGAGCCAGATCCAGCCACCAGATATGAAGTTCAGTGATGGGACATTTGCCTCGGTCGGGGCTgtgggaagagaagagaaaccagggagaaacaaacagaacatccACTTAGCAGGCTTATTAAAATCTAAGGCAGTTGTAATCTTTGGTACAATTTTGTAGGCTTACCCTATTCAATCACAAGGCTGATGTCACCCCTCCCATATAGCTTTTTGTTAAGACCTCTAATAAGAAATGGTCTGTTTGAGTCTGAACAATGCAGTGTGAATACAAACTAGCATGCAAAAGTTATTATATAAGTGAGGGATTTTATTGGCAAAGACTATTCCCCCTGGCTATAATGTAACTAGGAGAACCCCAGTATGTTGAGAGTGCAATGGgcacttaaaatgttttcccaTGTCATATTTTTGTGAAACTAGGCTTTACACAAcagcagtttctttttttctggggCGTTTCCACAAGTCATTTCTTTTAGAGTGTTccctttttttcattctctttcttttatgtCCAATGTTGAGAAGTCACAGAGGTTGCACTGGAAATAAATGGGGTGAACCCATTTGAAACAGTTGAAAGCACTAATTATGGAAAAGTAGCATTAAACACATATTATTCCACACTTGCATATTTTCACTGAGGTAAAGATATTTGtttggatttctttttaaaatgtcttcataTCAATGAGGTGGCGCTGGCCTGATCATTATCATGTAAGTGGTTAGAAAATGAGAAATCCATAAGTGATTCGATATAGCGGGTACACATCTCATATGATTTTTACGTCCATGT
The sequence above is a segment of the Electrophorus electricus isolate fEleEle1 chromosome 16, fEleEle1.pri, whole genome shotgun sequence genome. Coding sequences within it:
- the LOC118242693 gene encoding histone H2B 1/2-like, encoding MPEPAKSAPKKGSKKAVTKTTGKGGKKRRKTRKESYAIYVYKVLKQVHPDTGISSKAMGIMNSFVNDIFERIAGEASRLAHYNKRSTITSREIQTAVRLLLPGELAKHAVSEGTKAVTKYTSSK
- the LOC118242697 gene encoding histone H4 is translated as MSGRGKGGKGLGKGGAKRHRKVLRDNIQGITKPAIRRLARRGGVKRISGLIYEETRGVLKVFLENVIRDAVTYTEHAKRKTVTAMDVVYALKRQGRTLYGFGG